One window of Oreochromis niloticus isolate F11D_XX linkage group LG23, O_niloticus_UMD_NMBU, whole genome shotgun sequence genomic DNA carries:
- the mbd5 gene encoding methyl-CpG-binding domain protein 5 isoform X1 — protein sequence MNGGKDCEAGDERQAVPVQVPIGWQRKTEHGGGVVYISPSGSVLSSLEQVRTYLLTDGTCKCGLECPLILQKVFNFDPGAAVKQRTAEDVKADEDVTKLCIHKRKLLAVATLHKSMETHPPLTLTSSGGGTSSVVAVHSTTQRAIRTKPHDGVPNSVAPDCKNPFKVMMAGGQHQQQQRLYPPQELGGAQQPEHYPGYPRLQRLGSGEPGPKSPYRSGYGGMLSPPPSGAKLYGDGSQSPSAETLVSPEGFTRTNPCGFPGGGSPGSASIHGNTRTPLSPPSVMLHGSPAGQPSCAMTGRTSTPLSPTATAKSPVINMNMPRGNFPPGMDMPRATFHHKTQPPVHPVPPPPSIPPSCALQKRQLTSEKDPLGILGPIPNKPVSQTPTNAPTPSNFQPNIHSQVPVMNVNIPPPAIVPLPSNLPLPTVKPGPVGHGGHVQRTQQGGPASSMSPSPVTSPVHMAGPALGRIEASPHRSRSSSTSSDHGNFVMPSGHQAPCGTIKVPPRSPRSAMGSPRPAMPSSPSTNKTDALHQYKDSQLLPGMANSIGAQQHGNPMYSPTSSSSSSSLATPSASQKGHPGLLGMPLNQILNQQNAASFPASSLLSAAAKAQLANQNKLSAAGNSTTGMAAGGVGMSGMGAGGGGNGGAGGHPGPVSGPRGMEGHSTLNPMLPPNSTMLLNTPEGQSGRAALRDKLMAQQRDPMRKRKQSSGSGAVNHDNNMVYSMLSKPGMGGHHMSGPSATEQLRKVGRLGNLHPNTSMAQLLQSMSSQSSHNLAGSGHRPGLNPGPASGASGVAPLHYNDSTGMVPGGTQQNLLVQQRLRGPGETLQHCQNMDTSGGHLGPRPGQFPDMMAQMQASSMSNCGPMGPGGTLVGPDGMALGRPNTNPPPLSHPGPHPSQLHSMGRTNMVIPHGGGDGSCTQSVSETGNPSSLGCGMGALQPHVNAGGGQMYPQQVHQGMQQVVVSHPAYQGQQHFSDNPPYADSNNANSGSMACLYQNYQQGMLPHPQFGEEQQPQGEGLPAGTPSSDRAPGGGPESVDAIYRAVVDAASKGVHVTITTTVSGTTQASPVPALSAMSAFTASIREPVNLPQAVSAVLHGHQEGETIPQQARARQVRPGRGQKNMDPGKSTPDGPEANDYFRSPGRGTPRGQWDGETHHGGGFDSQNNNNAWGGEEFLECSTQVRSSPCMERPASLAPAPPCPTEGSNDHGLAMAHDKAYLDDGYRFNNCGRAPANYKERLEQTVERCAHLNGATPHFNTRSYGEVLGPPRQDDDQSPSSSTSLEGPLATAKDYSHYNGHFNGMAPSPSDTKSLSSEEDLRQPDSPSSELLHYRSRTFNMGELVWGQLKGFPPWPAKLAGDEQVHSAAMQLREQAKVEPEKLKTLTHDLEAFDRAAKRGLKPGKLNNHLEAAIHEAMSELDKMSGTIPSRDRQVKLPKPKRRKISR from the exons TCCCAGTGGCTCGGTGCTGTCCAGCTTGGAGCAGGTGAGGACCTACCTGCTGACAGATGGAACCTGCAAATGCGGCCTGGAGTGCCCACTCATCCTCCAAAag GTGTTCAACTTCGACCCCGGGGCAGCTGTCAAACAGAGGACAGCGGAGGATGTGAAAGCAGACGAAGATGTCACCAAACTCTGCATTCACAAGAGGAAGCTGCTGGCTGTGGCCACACTGCACAAGAGCATGGAGACGCACCCGCCTCTGACACTGACCAGTTCAGGAGGAG gTACATCGTCTGTGGTTGCTGTGCATTCCACAACTCAACGAGCAATAAGGACTAAACCCCACGATGGCGTGCCCAACTCTGTTGCCCCTGACTGTAAGAACCCTTTCAAGGTGATGATGGCAGGTGgacagcatcagcagcagcagaggctgTATCCACCCCAGGAGTTGGGTGGGGCCCAGCAGCCAGAGCATTACCCTGGGTACCCCAGGCTGCAGAGGCTGGGCAGCGGGGAGCCAGGCCCTAAATCCCCTTACCGGTCTGGGTATGGAGGCATGTTGAGCCCACCTCCATCTGGTGCTAAGCTTTATGGAGATGGCTCACAGTCTCCCAGTGCAGAAACTCTGGTCAGCCCTGAGGGCTTTACAAGGACCAATCCTTGTGGGTTTCCAGGAGGCGGTAGCCCTGGCTCAGCCTCTATCCACGGAAACACTAGGACACCTCTTTCCCCGCCTAGTGTGATGCTTCACGGCTCCCCTGCGGGCCAGCCATCGTGTGCCATGACAGGAAGGACTAGCACGCCCCTCTCCCCAACGGCCACTGCCAAAAGCCCTGTCATTAACATGAACATGCCGCGGGGGAACTTCCCCCCTGGTATGGATATGCCCCGTGCAACATTTCACCATAAAACACAGCCCCCTGTGCACCCTGTACCGCCCCCTCCATCCATACCGCCATCCTGTGCCCTCCAGAAAAGGCAGTTAACGTCTGAAAAGGACCCCTTAGGCATCCTGGGCCCCATCCCCAACAAACCAGTCAGCCAGACCCCCACCAATGCCCCAACACCCTCCAACTTCCAGCCTAACATCCACTCTCAGGTACCAGTGATGAATGTAAACATACCCCCTCCCGCCATTGTTCCCTTGCCAAGCAACTTACCGTTACCCACAGTGAAGCCTGGGCCTGTGGGTCATGGTGGCCATGTTCAAAGGACTCAACAGGGTGGTCCGGCTTCCTCCATGTCTCCCTCCCCCGTCACCTCACCTGTCCACATGGCTGGGCCCGCGCTTGGGAGAATAGAGGCCTCCCCTCATCGCTCTCGTtcatcctccacctcctctgacCACGGGAACTTTGTGATGCCCTCAGGACACCAGGCCCCGTGTGGCACCATAAAGGTTCCTCCTCGTTCCCCTCGATCAGCTATGGGGTCTCCCAGGCCCGCCATGCCCTCCAGCCCCTCCACCAACAAAACCGATGCACTCCATCAGTACAAAGACTCCCAGCTGCTGCCCGGTATGGCAAATTCAATTGGCGCCCAGCAGCACGGCAACCCCATGTACTCtccaacctcttcctcctcGTCATCTTCTCTGGCCACGCCCAGTGCTTCCCAGAAGGGTCACCCGGGACTCCTGGGGATGCCCCTCAACCAGATCCTCAACCAACAGAATGCCGCTTCCTTCCCTGCCAGCAGCCTCCTGTCAGCCGCAGCCAAAGCACAGCTagcaaatcaaaacaaactcaGCGCTGCTGGCAACAGCACTACTGGCatggctgctggtggtgttggTATGTCAGGCATGGGGGCAGGTGGCGGAGGTAATGGAGGGGCTGGAGGGCATCCTGGCCCCGTGAGTGGCCCTCGAGGCATGGAAGGACACAGCACTTTAAATCCCATGCTCCCGCCAAACTCCACCATGCTGCTCAACACTCCTGAGGGCCAGAGCGGCCGGGCAGCTCTCAGAGACAAGCTCATGGCCCAGCAGAGGGATCCCATGCGCAAACGGAAGCAATCATCCGGGAGCGGAGCCGTAAATCACGACAACAACATGGTGTATAGCATGCTCAGCAAGCCAGGCATGGGAGGACACCACATGTCGGGCCCCAGTGCCACTGAGCAGCTACGAAAAGTGGGCCGACTTGGAAACCTTCATCCGAACACCTCCATGGCCCAGCTCCTTCAGTCCATGAGCAGTCAGAGTTCCCACAACCTGGCAGGCAGTGGTCATCGTCCAGGCCTAAATCCCGGACCGGCATCCGGCGCTTCAGGAGTCGCACCGCTACACTACAACGACAGCACGGGCATGGTCCCCGGTGGCACTCAGCAGAACCTCCTTGTCCAGCAGAGGCTGCGGGGTCCAGGGGAAACCCTGCAGCACTGCCAGAACATGGACACTTCTGGGGGCCACCTGGGCCCACGTCCAGGCCAGTTCCCGGACATGATGGCTCAGATGCAGGCGTCCTCCATGAGTAACTGTGGGCCTATGGGGCCAGGTGGTACACTGGTAGGACCTGACGGTATGGCGCTGGGGCGCCCAAACACTAACCCCCCACCACTATCGCACCCTGGCCCCCACCCCTCACAGCTTCATAGTATGGGACGGACTAACATGGTGATTCCACACGGAGGTGGTGATGGAAGCTGTACCCAGAGTGTCTCCGAGACAG GAAACCCCTCGTCACTTGGATGTGGAATGGGCGCTCTACAGCCACATGTCAACGCTGGTGGAGGTCAGATGTACCCGCAGCAGGTCCATCAGGGCATGCAGCAAGTGGTGGTATCTCATCCCGCCTACCAGGGGCAGCAGCACTTCTCCGACAACCCGCCCTACGCTGACAGCAACAACGCCAACTCCGGCTCCATGGCCTGCCTCTACCAGAACTACCAG CAGGGGATGCTGCCGCACCCACAGTTCGGGGAGGAGCAGCAGCCCCAAGGCGAGGGACTTCCAGCGGGTACGCCTAGCTCTGACAGAGCCCCCGGCGGAGGGCCAGAATCGGTGGACGCCATCTACAGAGCTGTTGTGGACGCAGCCAGCAAAGGCGTGCATGTAACCATCACCACGACAGTGAGCGGGACGACACAGGCGAGTCCGGTGCCTGCCCTCAGTGCCATGAGTGCCTTCACTGCCTCCATAAGGGAACCCGTCAACCTCCCCCAGGCAGTCAGCGCAGTCCTGCATGGGCACCAGGAAGGGGAGACCATACCCCAGCAAGCCAGAGCACGGCAGGTTAGGCCGGGGCGGGGTCAGAAGAACATGGATCCAGGGAAGAGCACTCCGGATGGCCCTGAAGCCAATGATTACTTCCGTTCTCCTGGACGTGGGACTCCCAGGGGGCAGTGGGATGGGGAGACTCATCATGGGGGAGGCTTTGACAGtcagaacaacaacaacgccTGGGGTGGTGAGGAGTTCCTGGAGTGCTCGACCCAAGTAAGGAGTAGTCCCTGCATGGAGAGACCTGCCAGTCTGGCCCCTGCTCCACCCTGCCCCACTGAGGGGTCCAACGACCACGGCCTGGCGATGGCCCACGATAAGGCCTACCTCGATGATGGCTACCGGTTCAACAACTGTGGCCGGGCACCAGCCAACTACAAGGAACGTCTGGAGCAGACTGTGGAACGTTGTGCCCATCTCAACGGCGCCACGCCCCACTTCAACACCCGGAGCTATGGAGAAGTCCTGGGCCCCCCGCGGCAGGATGACGACCAGTCACCCAGCTCCTCCACGAGCCTGGAGGGCCCTCTGGCCACAGCCAAAGACTACAGCCACTACAACGGCCACTTCAATGGAATGGCACCCAGCCCTTCAGACACGAAGAGCCTGAGCAGTGAGGAGGACCTCCGGCAGCCAGACTCGCCCTCGTCGGAGCTGCTCCACTACCGGTCCAGGACCTTCAACATGGGAGAGCTGGTCTGGGGCCAGCTGAAGGGCTTCCCGCCGTGGCCTGCCAAGCTGGCCGGGGACGAGCAAGTGCACAGTGCTGCCATGCAGCTGCGGGAGCAGGCCAAG GTAGAGCCAGAGAAGCTGAAAACACTAACTCATGACTTGGAGGCATTTGACCGCGCCGCCAAAAGAGGCCTGAA ACCGGGGAAACTGAATAATCACTTGGAAGCTGCTATCCACGAGGCCATGAGCGAGCTAGACAAGATGTCGGGCACA ATCCCGTCGAGAGATCGTCAGGTGAAGCTCCCCAAGCCGAAGAGGAGGAAGATATCCAGATAA
- the mbd5 gene encoding methyl-CpG-binding domain protein 5 isoform X2 has protein sequence MNGGKDCEAGDERQAVPVQVPIGWQRKTEHGGGVVYISPSGSVLSSLEQVRTYLLTDGTCKCGLECPLILQKVFNFDPGAAVKQRTAEDVKADEDVTKLCIHKRKLLAVATLHKSMETHPPLTLTSSGGGTSSVVAVHSTTQRAIRTKPHDGVPNSVAPDCKNPFKVMMAGGQHQQQQRLYPPQELGGAQQPEHYPGYPRLQRLGSGEPGPKSPYRSGYGGMLSPPPSGAKLYGDGSQSPSAETLVSPEGFTRTNPCGFPGGGSPGSASIHGNTRTPLSPPSVMLHGSPAGQPSCAMTGRTSTPLSPTATAKSPVINMNMPRGNFPPGMDMPRATFHHKTQPPVHPVPPPPSIPPSCALQKRQLTSEKDPLGILGPIPNKPVSQTPTNAPTPSNFQPNIHSQVPVMNVNIPPPAIVPLPSNLPLPTVKPGPVGHGGHVQRTQQGGPASSMSPSPVTSPVHMAGPALGRIEASPHRSRSSSTSSDHGNFVMPSGHQAPCGTIKVPPRSPRSAMGSPRPAMPSSPSTNKTDALHQYKDSQLLPGMANSIGAQQHGNPMYSPTSSSSSSSLATPSASQKGHPGLLGMPLNQILNQQNAASFPASSLLSAAAKAQLANQNKLSAAGNSTTGMAAGGVGMSGMGAGGGGNGGAGGHPGPVSGPRGMEGHSTLNPMLPPNSTMLLNTPEGQSGRAALRDKLMAQQRDPMRKRKQSSGSGAVNHDNNMVYSMLSKPGMGGHHMSGPSATEQLRKVGRLGNLHPNTSMAQLLQSMSSQSSHNLAGSGHRPGLNPGPASGASGVAPLHYNDSTGMVPGGTQQNLLVQQRLRGPGETLQHCQNMDTSGGHLGPRPGQFPDMMAQMQASSMSNCGPMGPGGTLVGPDGMALGRPNTNPPPLSHPGPHPSQLHSMGRTNMVIPHGGGDGSCTQSVSETGNPSSLGCGMGALQPHVNAGGGQMYPQQVHQGMQQVVVSHPAYQGQQHFSDNPPYADSNNANSGSMACLYQNYQGMLPHPQFGEEQQPQGEGLPAGTPSSDRAPGGGPESVDAIYRAVVDAASKGVHVTITTTVSGTTQASPVPALSAMSAFTASIREPVNLPQAVSAVLHGHQEGETIPQQARARQVRPGRGQKNMDPGKSTPDGPEANDYFRSPGRGTPRGQWDGETHHGGGFDSQNNNNAWGGEEFLECSTQVRSSPCMERPASLAPAPPCPTEGSNDHGLAMAHDKAYLDDGYRFNNCGRAPANYKERLEQTVERCAHLNGATPHFNTRSYGEVLGPPRQDDDQSPSSSTSLEGPLATAKDYSHYNGHFNGMAPSPSDTKSLSSEEDLRQPDSPSSELLHYRSRTFNMGELVWGQLKGFPPWPAKLAGDEQVHSAAMQLREQAKVEPEKLKTLTHDLEAFDRAAKRGLKPGKLNNHLEAAIHEAMSELDKMSGTIPSRDRQVKLPKPKRRKISR, from the exons TCCCAGTGGCTCGGTGCTGTCCAGCTTGGAGCAGGTGAGGACCTACCTGCTGACAGATGGAACCTGCAAATGCGGCCTGGAGTGCCCACTCATCCTCCAAAag GTGTTCAACTTCGACCCCGGGGCAGCTGTCAAACAGAGGACAGCGGAGGATGTGAAAGCAGACGAAGATGTCACCAAACTCTGCATTCACAAGAGGAAGCTGCTGGCTGTGGCCACACTGCACAAGAGCATGGAGACGCACCCGCCTCTGACACTGACCAGTTCAGGAGGAG gTACATCGTCTGTGGTTGCTGTGCATTCCACAACTCAACGAGCAATAAGGACTAAACCCCACGATGGCGTGCCCAACTCTGTTGCCCCTGACTGTAAGAACCCTTTCAAGGTGATGATGGCAGGTGgacagcatcagcagcagcagaggctgTATCCACCCCAGGAGTTGGGTGGGGCCCAGCAGCCAGAGCATTACCCTGGGTACCCCAGGCTGCAGAGGCTGGGCAGCGGGGAGCCAGGCCCTAAATCCCCTTACCGGTCTGGGTATGGAGGCATGTTGAGCCCACCTCCATCTGGTGCTAAGCTTTATGGAGATGGCTCACAGTCTCCCAGTGCAGAAACTCTGGTCAGCCCTGAGGGCTTTACAAGGACCAATCCTTGTGGGTTTCCAGGAGGCGGTAGCCCTGGCTCAGCCTCTATCCACGGAAACACTAGGACACCTCTTTCCCCGCCTAGTGTGATGCTTCACGGCTCCCCTGCGGGCCAGCCATCGTGTGCCATGACAGGAAGGACTAGCACGCCCCTCTCCCCAACGGCCACTGCCAAAAGCCCTGTCATTAACATGAACATGCCGCGGGGGAACTTCCCCCCTGGTATGGATATGCCCCGTGCAACATTTCACCATAAAACACAGCCCCCTGTGCACCCTGTACCGCCCCCTCCATCCATACCGCCATCCTGTGCCCTCCAGAAAAGGCAGTTAACGTCTGAAAAGGACCCCTTAGGCATCCTGGGCCCCATCCCCAACAAACCAGTCAGCCAGACCCCCACCAATGCCCCAACACCCTCCAACTTCCAGCCTAACATCCACTCTCAGGTACCAGTGATGAATGTAAACATACCCCCTCCCGCCATTGTTCCCTTGCCAAGCAACTTACCGTTACCCACAGTGAAGCCTGGGCCTGTGGGTCATGGTGGCCATGTTCAAAGGACTCAACAGGGTGGTCCGGCTTCCTCCATGTCTCCCTCCCCCGTCACCTCACCTGTCCACATGGCTGGGCCCGCGCTTGGGAGAATAGAGGCCTCCCCTCATCGCTCTCGTtcatcctccacctcctctgacCACGGGAACTTTGTGATGCCCTCAGGACACCAGGCCCCGTGTGGCACCATAAAGGTTCCTCCTCGTTCCCCTCGATCAGCTATGGGGTCTCCCAGGCCCGCCATGCCCTCCAGCCCCTCCACCAACAAAACCGATGCACTCCATCAGTACAAAGACTCCCAGCTGCTGCCCGGTATGGCAAATTCAATTGGCGCCCAGCAGCACGGCAACCCCATGTACTCtccaacctcttcctcctcGTCATCTTCTCTGGCCACGCCCAGTGCTTCCCAGAAGGGTCACCCGGGACTCCTGGGGATGCCCCTCAACCAGATCCTCAACCAACAGAATGCCGCTTCCTTCCCTGCCAGCAGCCTCCTGTCAGCCGCAGCCAAAGCACAGCTagcaaatcaaaacaaactcaGCGCTGCTGGCAACAGCACTACTGGCatggctgctggtggtgttggTATGTCAGGCATGGGGGCAGGTGGCGGAGGTAATGGAGGGGCTGGAGGGCATCCTGGCCCCGTGAGTGGCCCTCGAGGCATGGAAGGACACAGCACTTTAAATCCCATGCTCCCGCCAAACTCCACCATGCTGCTCAACACTCCTGAGGGCCAGAGCGGCCGGGCAGCTCTCAGAGACAAGCTCATGGCCCAGCAGAGGGATCCCATGCGCAAACGGAAGCAATCATCCGGGAGCGGAGCCGTAAATCACGACAACAACATGGTGTATAGCATGCTCAGCAAGCCAGGCATGGGAGGACACCACATGTCGGGCCCCAGTGCCACTGAGCAGCTACGAAAAGTGGGCCGACTTGGAAACCTTCATCCGAACACCTCCATGGCCCAGCTCCTTCAGTCCATGAGCAGTCAGAGTTCCCACAACCTGGCAGGCAGTGGTCATCGTCCAGGCCTAAATCCCGGACCGGCATCCGGCGCTTCAGGAGTCGCACCGCTACACTACAACGACAGCACGGGCATGGTCCCCGGTGGCACTCAGCAGAACCTCCTTGTCCAGCAGAGGCTGCGGGGTCCAGGGGAAACCCTGCAGCACTGCCAGAACATGGACACTTCTGGGGGCCACCTGGGCCCACGTCCAGGCCAGTTCCCGGACATGATGGCTCAGATGCAGGCGTCCTCCATGAGTAACTGTGGGCCTATGGGGCCAGGTGGTACACTGGTAGGACCTGACGGTATGGCGCTGGGGCGCCCAAACACTAACCCCCCACCACTATCGCACCCTGGCCCCCACCCCTCACAGCTTCATAGTATGGGACGGACTAACATGGTGATTCCACACGGAGGTGGTGATGGAAGCTGTACCCAGAGTGTCTCCGAGACAG GAAACCCCTCGTCACTTGGATGTGGAATGGGCGCTCTACAGCCACATGTCAACGCTGGTGGAGGTCAGATGTACCCGCAGCAGGTCCATCAGGGCATGCAGCAAGTGGTGGTATCTCATCCCGCCTACCAGGGGCAGCAGCACTTCTCCGACAACCCGCCCTACGCTGACAGCAACAACGCCAACTCCGGCTCCATGGCCTGCCTCTACCAGAACTACCAG GGGATGCTGCCGCACCCACAGTTCGGGGAGGAGCAGCAGCCCCAAGGCGAGGGACTTCCAGCGGGTACGCCTAGCTCTGACAGAGCCCCCGGCGGAGGGCCAGAATCGGTGGACGCCATCTACAGAGCTGTTGTGGACGCAGCCAGCAAAGGCGTGCATGTAACCATCACCACGACAGTGAGCGGGACGACACAGGCGAGTCCGGTGCCTGCCCTCAGTGCCATGAGTGCCTTCACTGCCTCCATAAGGGAACCCGTCAACCTCCCCCAGGCAGTCAGCGCAGTCCTGCATGGGCACCAGGAAGGGGAGACCATACCCCAGCAAGCCAGAGCACGGCAGGTTAGGCCGGGGCGGGGTCAGAAGAACATGGATCCAGGGAAGAGCACTCCGGATGGCCCTGAAGCCAATGATTACTTCCGTTCTCCTGGACGTGGGACTCCCAGGGGGCAGTGGGATGGGGAGACTCATCATGGGGGAGGCTTTGACAGtcagaacaacaacaacgccTGGGGTGGTGAGGAGTTCCTGGAGTGCTCGACCCAAGTAAGGAGTAGTCCCTGCATGGAGAGACCTGCCAGTCTGGCCCCTGCTCCACCCTGCCCCACTGAGGGGTCCAACGACCACGGCCTGGCGATGGCCCACGATAAGGCCTACCTCGATGATGGCTACCGGTTCAACAACTGTGGCCGGGCACCAGCCAACTACAAGGAACGTCTGGAGCAGACTGTGGAACGTTGTGCCCATCTCAACGGCGCCACGCCCCACTTCAACACCCGGAGCTATGGAGAAGTCCTGGGCCCCCCGCGGCAGGATGACGACCAGTCACCCAGCTCCTCCACGAGCCTGGAGGGCCCTCTGGCCACAGCCAAAGACTACAGCCACTACAACGGCCACTTCAATGGAATGGCACCCAGCCCTTCAGACACGAAGAGCCTGAGCAGTGAGGAGGACCTCCGGCAGCCAGACTCGCCCTCGTCGGAGCTGCTCCACTACCGGTCCAGGACCTTCAACATGGGAGAGCTGGTCTGGGGCCAGCTGAAGGGCTTCCCGCCGTGGCCTGCCAAGCTGGCCGGGGACGAGCAAGTGCACAGTGCTGCCATGCAGCTGCGGGAGCAGGCCAAG GTAGAGCCAGAGAAGCTGAAAACACTAACTCATGACTTGGAGGCATTTGACCGCGCCGCCAAAAGAGGCCTGAA ACCGGGGAAACTGAATAATCACTTGGAAGCTGCTATCCACGAGGCCATGAGCGAGCTAGACAAGATGTCGGGCACA ATCCCGTCGAGAGATCGTCAGGTGAAGCTCCCCAAGCCGAAGAGGAGGAAGATATCCAGATAA